The Fulvia fulva chromosome 6, complete sequence genome includes a window with the following:
- a CDS encoding Baeyer-Villiger monooxygenase — protein MSTAEQEVDVIVVGAGFGGCYLLHKLRESGFSVKVLEAGSTLGGVWCWNRYPGARVDCEFPYYGFSDPAIWRTFPWTERFPSDKELRAYFHHVADVWDLHRNIQLDTRVVEARYQEHQNRWHLKTKTADTVWKCRWLIAATGTSFKQHIPEWQGRELFAGALHHSALWPEDMTLEAKNVAVIGAGSTGVQIVQEASNVSPRVTQFIRSPNLALPMRQRAITEEERLAYLPQMPHVFRACRSTPSGLPVERPGLKVFDESAEKRNARLEHGWKLGGFNWSQGSYSDYIVDPKANRELYEFWKEKIRARISDPAKRDILAPEEPPYYMSTKRPSLEQDYYESCDRPNVEITDSPIVSFTKTGIVTEDGKERQFDLVAVCTGYDAVTGGLRTMGIKGRNGIDLDEKWKDGVVTNLGMLVNGFPNMFMVYGPQAPTSLSNGPIFLEMQGDYILRILLRQKEEDIESIEADKEAEQAWRTHCLDLAERTLLVKTNSWYMGTNIPGKKREYLVYLGGLPLYQQKMEEALENWQGYALSSSSDATASNL, from the exons ATGTCAACGGCCGAACAGGAAGTAGACGTGATCGTCGTCGGGGCCGGCTTTGGGGGCTGTTACCTCCTTCACAAGCTCCGTGAGAGCGGTTTCAGTGTCAAGGTCTTGGAAGCCGGTTCTACTCTTGGTGGCGTGTGGTGCTGGAAC AGATACCCAGGCGCAAGAGTGGACTGCGAGTTCCCATATTACGGCTTCTCGGACCCCGCAATATGGCGTACATTCCCATGGACAGAACGCTTCCCCTCTGATAAGGAGCTGCGTGCTTACTTCCACCATGTCGCGGATGTCTGGGACCTACATCGGAATATCCAGCTCGACACCAGGGTCGTGGAAGCGAGGTACCAAGAACACCAGAATAGGTGGCATCTGAAGACCAAGACTGCCGACACAGTGTGGAAATGCCGCTGGCTGATCGCAGCCACGGGCACCTCGTTCAAGCAACACATTCCAGAATGGCAAGGCCGCGAGCTATTCGCGGGCGCTCTACATCACTCTGCACTTTGGCCAGAGGACATGACGCTGGAGGCTAAGAACGTGGCGGTGATAGGGGCTGGCTCCACTGGCGTCCAAATCGTGCAAGAAGCGTCCAACGTAAGTCCAAGAGTAACACAGTTCATTCGTAGCCCAAATCTTGCGCTTCCCATGAGGCAGCGGGCGATTACAGAGGAGGAGAGACTGGCATATCTGCCTCAGATGCCGCACGTCTTCAGGGCATGTCGATCGACACCCTCGGGTCTCCCTGTGGAGCGCCCAGGATTGAAGGTATTCGACGAATCAGCGGAGAAAAGAAATGCGCGACTTGAGCATGGTTGGAAGCTAGGCGGCTTCAACTG GTCTCAAGGCTCGTATTCTGACTACATCGTTGATCCCAAAGCAAATCGTGAATTGTACGAGTTCTGGAAGGAGAAGATTCGGGCACGTATTTCGGATCCGGCGAAACGAGACATCCTCGCTCCAGAGGAGCCGCCATACTACATGTCCACGAAGAGGCCAAGTCTCGAGCAAGACTACTACGAAAGCTGTGATAGACCGAATGTGGAGATCACAGACTCCCCTATCGTGTCATTCACAAAGACTGGAATCGTGACGGAGGATGGGAAAGAACGGCAGTTTGACCTTGTAGCCGTCTGCACAGGCTATGATGCAGTCACAGGCGGCTTACGAACAATGGGCATTAAAGGCCGCAACGGCATTGATCTTGACGAGAAGTGGAAAGACGGAGTCGTCACGAATCTAGGAATGCTGGTGAATGGAT TCCCGAATATGTTCATGGTCTACGGCCCCCAAG CACCAACAAGTCTCAGCAACGGGCCAATATTCCTGGAGATGCAAGGAGATTACATCCTTCGAATTCTTCTCCGTCAGAAGGAGGAGGATATCGAATCCATCGAGGCAGACAAGGAAGCTGAACAAGCGTGGCGAACGCATTGCCTGGATCTGGCAGAGCGCACGTTACTGGTAAAGACTAACTCTTGGTACATGGGCACCAACATCCCTGGAAAAAAGAGGGAGTATCTCGTCTACCTTGGGGGTCTACCATTGTATCAGCAAAAGATGGAAGAGGCGCTAGAGAACTGGCAAGGTTACGCACTTTCGTCTTCATCGGACGCGACTGCATCCAATCTTTAG
- a CDS encoding Putative sterigmatocystin biosynthesis peroxidase stcC — MTSLLLFVCALGFSFAQSAQAPVGHEYTAPGPNDVRSPCPGINSAADHGYIPRSGKNLSPIVVAQGLLEGLNVGLDFGLPVALAATLSNPNPLAGTFDMDDLREHNFPIEHDVSLSRQDFYQGDNLHFNQSVFNEVLSFYSNTNRTTISLAADALWSRIRTKRSLNGDEEIYSGRQLVLGLVETSLYMSLMGDPLTGDAPIDYVKSFFEQERLPYELGWTAPAVQINFVTLGAMAAQVLLSKPQDLLIDLPNLNAGTLRDVFQLKDPLTGTVINATCALAGLC; from the exons ATGACTTCCCTATTGTTGTTTGTTTGTGCTTTAGGGTTCTCATTCGCACAGAGCGCGCAAGCTCCAGTTGGCCATGAGTACACTGCCCCGGGTCCTAACGACG TCCGATCTCCATGTCCCGGCATCAATTCAGCCGCAGACCACG GGTACATTCCGCGCAGTGGCAAAAACTTGTCGCCCATTGTCGTGGCCCAAGGCTTGCTAGAAGGCCTCAACGTAGGCCTCGACTTCGGCCTACCAGTAGCTTTGGCCGCCACACTGTCGAACCCGAATCCGCTTGCCGGCACTTTCGACATGGATGACCTGCGGGAGCATAACTTCCCCATCGAGCACGACGTCAGTTTGTCGAGGCAAGACTTCTATCAGGGGGATAACTTACACTTCAATCAATCTGTCTTCAACGAGGTTCTTTCCTTCTACAGCAACACCAATCGTACGACCATTTCCTTGGCCGCCGATGCACTTTGGAGCCGGATTCGTACGAAAAGGAGTCTGAATGGAGACGAAGAGATCTACAGTGGTCGTCAGTTGGTGTTAGGTCTTGTTGAGACGAGCTTATACATGAGTCTTATGGGGGATCCCTTGACAGGTGATGCTCCTATTGACTACGTGAAGTCATTCTTCG AGCAAGAGAGACTCCCATACGAGCTTGGCTGGACAGCGCCTGCGGTGCAAATCAATTTTGTAACACTTGGAGCCATGGCAGCACAGGTGCTATTGAGTAAGCCGCAGGATCTTCTCATCGATCTGCCAAATCTGAATGCGGGCACACTCAGAGATGTCTTCCAGCTTAAAGACCCTCTTACGGGCACCGTGATCAATGCAACCTGCGCGCTGGCGGGCTTGTGCTAG
- a CDS encoding Sterol carrier protein 2 — protein sequence MSSPQQSNAYVLGVGMTEFIKPRRTREYPELGFEAGAKAMLDAQITYDEVQYGVGCFCYGGTCSAQRVFYQYGMTGIPILNTNNACATGSTGLHLARTMVRNGAADVILVVGFEQMAPGAIKDPFESLPSPMEFSAKMMEETRGRHDSPRTAQYFANAGRAYMEKYGARAEDFAEIARVSHEHSTRNPYAQFKKAYTLEEILSSPMIHAPLTKLQCSPTSDGAGAAVIVSERYLSKRPGLKAQAILMAGQSMMTDTPTTYSRDAIDLVGYDMTARATKLALQEAGTSSKEIGVCELHDCFSTNEMVLLDGLGFCDKGQAHWMVRNGDITHGGKGPIVNPSGGLISKGHPLGATGLAQCCELTWQLRGWANNRLAPPTKFALQHNLGLGGCVVVNIYRRADGQGSKPMTDDEIKSSTKWTYNPATSARVIRREDAAKVVSRKAKVDYVQGDTLERIESRL from the exons ATGTCTAGCCCACAGCAGTCAAACGCTTACGTCCTTGGTGTGGGCATGACCGAGTTCATCAAACCTCGCCGAACCAGAGAGTATCCCGAGCTGGGCTTTGAGGCTGGCGCCAAAGCGATGCTTGATGCGCAAATCACCTATGACGAAGTCCAGTATGGAGTCGGGTGTTTCTGCTACGGTGGAACCTGCAGCGCCCAGCGAGTGTTTTACCAATATGGCATGACCGGAATCCCAATTCTCAATACCAACAAC GCATGCGCAACAGGTTCCACTGGGCTCCATCTCGCGCGGACTATGGTACGAAACGGTGCAGCGGACGTGATCCTGGTCGTGGGCTTCGAGCAGATGGCTCCAGGTGCAATCAAAGATCCATTCGAAAGCCTACCGAGCCCTATGGAGTTCTCTGCAAAGATGATGGAAGAGACAAGAGGCCGCCATGACAGTCCTCGTACTGCGCAATACTTTGCGAACGCTGGAAGGGCATACATGGAAAA ATATGGTGCTCGCGCTGAAGATTTCGCCGAGATCGCGCGCGTTAGCCATGAGCACTCCACACGCAATCCATACGCCCAATTTAAGAAAGCGTACACCCTCGAGGAAATCTTGTCATCGCCCATGATTCATGCGCCACTCACGAAACTCCAATGCTCGCCGACCAGCGACGGAGCTGGCGCTGCGGTGATCGTGTCGGAACGCTACCTTTCCAAGAGGCCAGGGTTGAAAGCACAGGCAATCCTGATGGCCGGCCAGTCGATGATGACGGACACTCCAACAACGTACTCTCGAGATGCAATAGACTTGGTAGGCTACGACATGACCGCTCGAGCTACGAAGCTTGCACTGCAAGAAGCGGGCACGTCGAGCAAGGAGATTGGTGTCTGCGAGCTGCATGATTGCTTCTCGACCAATGAGATGGTACTACTTGATGGCTTAGGGTTCTGCGATAAGGGCCAAGCGCATTGGATGGTTCGTAACGGCGACATAACTCATGGCGGGAAAGGGCCAATCGTCAATCCCTCTGGTGGTCTGATCTCGAAAGGTCATCCACTGGGGGCAACTGGTCTTGCACAGTGTTGCGAGTTGACATGGCAGCTGCGTGGCTGGGCTAACAACAGACTCGCACCACCGACCAAATTTGCACTGCAGCATAATCTGGGGCTAGGAGGCTGCGTGGTGGTGAACATATACAGACGAGCTGACGGCCAAGGCAGCAAGCCAATGACGGACGATGAGATTAAGTCTTCTACCAAGTGGACGTATAATCCAGCAACTTCGGCGCGCGTCATACGCCGCGAAGATGCAGCAAAGGTTGTGAGCAGAAAGGCCAAGGTGGATTATGTGCAGGGGGATACACTTGAGAGAATCGAGTCTAGACTGTAG
- a CDS encoding Acyl-CoA dehydrogenase apdG, producing the protein MQSKEPVPFSEPPWLLGHPSPYYKESHRKWQRFCREFADEHFTPSALQWERDGEVPAHVYDTFARHNMMVPNIPTPLPIKLLKSVGIHHVGPIAVEEFDYLHVIIYSSEMIRCGLMGPVTAITTGFAFGVPPIVHYGSPELQERFLPDLLTGRTRICIAITEPDAGSDVANVQTVAEKTADGKHYILNGTKKWITNGMWSDYASMCVRTGGKGPSGLSVLLVPLKNQKGVSMRKIPVSGGRASGTTFIELDDVEVPVGNILGKEGDGMKYIMVCWQEILAYHSSDLLFSQNNFNHERLTIAALVGTQARVALSTAFEWVMKREAFGSPLINQAVVRHRLAKAGAELETLWAWIESFAYQMCHFKKGEADVKLGGLTALAKAKAGLVLNECGQCAQLLFGGNGYTETGQGELVAKIAKEIQGARVPGGSEDVLLDLAIRQLYKNHQRQIYTKL; encoded by the exons ATGCAAAGCAAAGAACCTGTCCCCTTCAGCGAGCCCCCATGGCTTCTCGGCCACCCGTCACCATACTACAAGGAGTCCCATCGCAAATGGCAAAGGTTTTGCCGCGAGTTTGCGGATGAACACTTTACCCCTTCTGCATTACAGTGGGAGCGAGATGGCGAGGTGCCGGCGCATGTATACG ACACGTTCGCACGGCATAACATGATGGTTCCCAACATACCCACACCCTTGCCTATCAAGCTTTTGAAGAGCGTGGGTATCCATCACGTCGGTCCAATTGCAGTAGAAGAGTTCGATTACCTTCATGTCATCATCTACTCGTCTGAGATGATCCGCTGCGGCCTCATGGGTCCGGTAACAGCAATCACGACCGGCTTCGCCTTTGGCGTGCCTCCAATCGTACACTACGGCAGTCCCGAGTTACAAGAGCGCTTTCTACCTGACCTATTGACTGGCCGCACCCGAATCTGTATCGCCATAACTGAGCCAGACGCTGGATCGGAC GTCGCTAATGTTCAGACTGTAGCTGAGAAGACTGCAGATGGAAAGCACTACATCCTGAACGGGACGAAGAAATGGATCACTAATGGAATGTGGAGCGATTACGCCTCCATGTGTGTCCGCACAGGAGGGAAAGGTCCAAGTGGACTGAGTGTCCTACTTGTCCCCCTGAAGAACCAGAAGGGCGTCAGTATGCGCAAGATTCCCGTCAGCGGCGGTAGAGCAAGCGGTACAACCTTCATTGAGCTGGATGATGTCGAAGTGCCTGTTGGCAACATCCTGGGGAAAGAGGGCGATGGGATGAAGTATATCATGGTATGTTGGCAGGAGATACTTGCATATCATAGCTCTGACTTACTCTTTTCACAGAACAATTTCAATCACGAACGATTGACTATTGCAGCTTTGGTCGGAACTCAGGCTCGCGTTGCATTGTCAACGGCCTTTGAGTGGGTCATGAAGCGTGAAGCATTTGGATCTCCTCTCATCAATCAGGCAGTCGTTCGCCATCGGCTGGCAAAGGCTGGGGCAGAGCTGGAAACACTATGGGCCTGGATTGA GAGCTTTGCCTATCAGATGTGTCATTTCAAGAAGGGAGAGGCAGACGTAAAACTGGGCGGCCTCACAGCATTAGCCAAAGCGAAAGCTGGACTTGTGCTGAACGAATGTGGACAGTGCGCCCAATTGCTGTTCGGTGGTAACGGCTATACAGAAACTGGCCAAGGAGAGCTTGTGGCGAAGATAGCTAAGGAGATCCAAGGTGCAAGAGTTCCAGGCGGCAGCGAGGACGTACTGCTCGACCTCGCGATTCGCCAGCTATATAAGAACCATCAGAGGCAGATATACACGAAGCTATGA
- a CDS encoding Retinal dehydrogenase 1: MAPSSMNLDPKSYTKLYLNGSYVSPQSGQSYSLKNPKDGSAVTDAIPVAGQEDIDAAVKFAEAAFQGPWKAFSAAQRTECFTRLAQLIDTHLVDILTLDSYTSGNPTSIIPTREKTYIKNTIAYYAGWTDKQAGDYLPADDGFAKIVTHEPLGVCAAINPFNAPVATMFLKVAPALATGNVVIVKPSEKTPLGTLAVAPLFEQAGFPPGVLQVVTGAGDVGALLSSHMRIRKISFTGSVGTGKAIQIAAAKSNLKRVTLELGGKSPAVVFADANLDNALTWTVNAILARSGQVCMAATRVYVQDSVAEEFIKRYMEKMTEAASFLGDPQDTSTKMGPLVDQGQFEKVMAILEKGSSEAELVVGGKRHGSSGCYVQPTVFLNPRADASIYKEEIFGPVSIVKTFKTEDEVVSLANDTEYGLVAGLFTKDVTRALRVAHRLEAGVIGVNCVSLNNMQVPFGGSKQSGNGREMGEYALRAYTEPKTILINVNA; the protein is encoded by the exons ATGGCACCGTCAAGCATGAACTTGGACCCCAAAAGCTATACCAAGCTGTACCTGAATGGGTCCTATGTCTCGCCACAGTCCGGCCAATCTTACAGTCTGAAGAATCCGAAAGACGGCAGTGCAGTAACGGATGCCATTCCCGTTGCAGGGCAGGAGGACATTGATGCAGCGGTAAAGTTCGCTGAGGCAGCCTTCCAGGGTCCATGGAAGGCATTCTCTGCGGCTCAGCGCACAGAGTGCTTCACTAGACTTGCACAACTCATCGACACGCATCTGGTCGACATCCTTACTCTTGACTCGTATACCAGTGGCAACCCAACCAGTATCATCCCCACGCGCGAGAAGACCTATATCAAGAATACCATAGCTTACTATGCCGGATGGACTGACAAGCAAGCCGGAGACTACTTGCCCGCCGATGATG GCTTTGCCAAGATCGTCACCCATGAGCCTTTGGGCGTCTGTGCGGCTATCAACCCTTTCAACGCCCCCGTTGCCACCATGTTCCTTAAGGTCGCCCCGGCTCTGGCTACTGGCAACGTAGTA ATTGTCAAACCGTCCGAGAAGACACCCTTGGGCACGCTGGCCGTTGCCCCGTTGTTTGAACAGGCAGGCTTTCCACCTGGCGTTCTGCAGGTTGTCACTGGTGCCGGTGATGTGGGTGCACTTCTGTCATCCCATATGCGCATCCGCAAGATCTCTTTTACGGGGAGCGTTGGCACTGGCAAAGCTATCCAGATTGCAGCCGCAAAGAGCAATCTGAAGCGTGTTACACTAGAGCTCGGAGGCAAGAGCCCTGCAGTTGTGTTTGCAGACGCCAATCTCGATAATGCACTGACGTGGACTGTCAACGCAATCCTCGCTCGATCAGGCCAGGTCTGTATGGCAGCGACTCGCGTGTACGTACAGGATTCGGTGGCGGAAGAATTCATCAAGCGTTATATGGAAAAGATGACGGAGGCTGCCAGCTTTCTTGGTGATCCCCAGGATACGAGCACCAAAATGGGTCCATTGGTTGACCAGGGACAGTTTGAAAAGGTCATGGCCATTCTTGAAAAGGGTAGCAGCGAGGCTGAGCTGGTCGTCGGCGGGAAACGACATGGCTCATCCGGATGCTATGTTCAACCTACGGTCTTCCTCAATCCTCGGGCTGATGCTTCCATTTACAAAGAGGAGATCTTTGGTCCCGTCTCGATAGTCAAGACTTTCAAAACGGAAGATGAAGTCGTGAGCCTGGCAAATGACACAGAGTATGGTCTTGTGGCCGGGCTTTTCACCAAAGACGTAACTCGTGCGTTGCGGGTTGCACATCGACTTGAGGCCGGTGTCATAGGCGTCAACTGTGTCAGTCTG AACAACATGCAGGTTCCCTTTGGAGGCTCGAAGCAATCCGGGAATGGTAGGGAAATGGGTGAATATGCACTCAGAGCGTACACCGAACCCAAAACGATTCTGATAAA CGTGAATGCTTGA
- a CDS encoding Succinate--hydroxymethylglutarate CoA-transferase, producing the protein MTIRNVLLRVSQSRREPRPLWSIVAPIGGVQENNHQPAFKRHFTGKQAEGQERGALAGVKILDLSRVLAAPYCTQILADYGADVIKIEDPERGDDTRYWQVSGESSAWNDDAGPISNYFSAVNRNKRSLTLNLKNTKARDIFLRLVEQADVVVENLRPGALDRLNLGYDVLSETNPGIILASTSGYGSSGPYAQRAGYDMIAGAEAGLLHLTGERGGKPVRPGLGLTDMCTGLYMHGAITAALYARTRTGVGQKIDGSLFETQVALLTNVGLSWLNLGIEAERWGTQHPSVVPYDAFQTKDLYFVCGATNDKQFAKLVETLGRLELSTDERFNTNPHRVSNREALFSILNELFRAKTTAEWEQQFEGSGLPYAPINTMERVFEHPQIVARQMVEELPFDAAATGAIKVIGPAIKFSKTPASIRTRPPLHGEHTTEILDELGIDEAAVAALKKDGAF; encoded by the exons ATGACCATCAGAAACGTCTTGTTGAGAGTCTCGCAAAGCCGGAGAGAACCGCGTCCACTCTGGTCGATCGTAGCACCAATTGGGGGCGTCCAGGAAAATAACCACCAGCCTGCCTTCAAAAGACACTTCACTGGAAAGCAAGCTGAAGGGCAGGAAAGAGGTGCCTTAGCTGGCGTCAAGATCCTCGACCTGTCACGAGTTCTAGCA GCGCCATATTGTACCCAAATTCTTGCCGACTACGGCGCAGATGTGATCAAGATTGAGGATCCTGAACGTGGC GATGACACACGGTACTGGCAGGTCAGCGGTGAGAGCAGCGCATGGAACGACGATGCTGGGCCGATCTCCAACTACTTCTCCGCCGTCAACCGCAACAAGAGGTCTCTGACCCTGAATTTGAAGAATACAAAGGCAAGGGACATCTTCTTGAGACTCGTGGAGCAGGCGGATGTGGT TGTCGAGAACCTTCGTCCAGGCGCATTAGACCGACTGAATCTGGGCTACGATGTACTAAGCGAGACCAACCCTGGGATCATCCTCGCGAGTACTTCAG GATATGGATCTAGCGGACCGTACGCACAGAGAGCTGGTTACGACATGATCGCTGGAGCTGAAGCCGGACTTCTACACTTGACTGGAGAGCGTGGTGGAAAGCCTGTTCGGCCAGGACTTGGCCTTACGGATATGTGTACAGGTCTATACATGCA TGGAGCGATTACTGCTGCTCTGTACGCCCGTACTCGCACAGGCGTCGGTCAAAAGATCGATGGATCGCTTTTCGAGACTCAAGTTGCGCTGTTAACTAACGTTGGTCTGTCCTGGCTGAATCTAGGAATTGAGGCCGAGCGCTGGGGCACGCAACACCCCTCTGTCGTACCTTACGATGCATTCCAGACAAAAGACCTCTATTTCGTCTGCGGAGCTACGAACGATAAACAATTCGCGAAGCTCGTTGAAACATTAGGCCGTCTAGAACTGAGCACTGATGAGCGGTTTAACACAAACCCACACCGCGTTAGCAATCGCGAGGCACTATTCAGTATCCTCAACGAGCTCTTCCGCGCAAAGACAACAGCAGAATGGGAGCAGCAATTTGAGGGGAGCGGGCTGCCCTATGCCCCGATCAATACGATGGAGCGTGTGTTCGAGCACCCCCAGATCGTTGCTAGACAGATGGTTGAGGAACTTCCGTTCGACGCTGCCGCAACAGGGGCGATCAAAGTGATCG GACCAGCAATCAAGTTCAGCAAGACGCCCGCCAGCATTCGAACTCGACCTCCTCTGCATGGCGAGCACACGACCGAAATTCTCGATGAGCTTGGTATTGATGAAGCAGCAGTGGCCGCACTGAAGAAGGATGGAGCGTTCTAG